TGACGGGGATCAGTCGCGGTCGCGCAGCACCCGCAGGTGGCCGCGACGGCCGGTCTCCGTCACGCTGCCGGGCTCCCGGCGGGCGCTCGTCGGGACGTCCGCGGTGCGCTCGGAGTCGGTGACCGCCGCGGGGCGGGTACGCACCGCCTCGGCGATGGCGACGAGATCGTCGTGGGAGGCGGGTGCCGGCTGGTCGATGGCCAGCCGGACGACGTCCCACCCGCGCGGGGCGGTCAGCCGCGTCGCGTGCTCGTC
Above is a window of Janibacter cremeus DNA encoding:
- a CDS encoding DUF3499 domain-containing protein — translated: MTLSRQCSRAACPRPAAGTLTYVYSDSTVVLGPLATYAEPHAYDLCDEHATRLTAPRGWDVVRLAIDQPAPASHDDLVAIAEAVRTRPAAVTDSERTADVPTSARREPGSVTETGRRGHLRVLRDRD